Proteins encoded in a region of the uncultured Paludibaculum sp. genome:
- a CDS encoding RluA family pseudouridine synthase gives MHSFLIGEGDAGQRLDHYLTARLPEYSRARLQSWVEEGRVLVGGTARKASWKLRAGETVVVEPAELKPLRAFAEDIPLEILYEDESLLAINKPAGLVVHAGAGNESGTLVNALLHHFESLSTVGGDLRPGIVHRLDKGTSGVMLVARTDAAHRNLAAQFAGRKVKKVYLALVMGHVKRDAGRIDTAITRDPVNRTKMTARLEEGREAHTEYYVLERLRHHTLLRVVIGTGRTHQIRVHLSQLGHPVAGDPLYGAPAAPEDRPWLHAWRITFTSPATGEELTIEAPIPAELEAWKQRLL, from the coding sequence GTGCATAGCTTTTTGATCGGTGAAGGGGACGCGGGGCAGCGGTTGGACCACTACCTCACCGCGCGTCTGCCGGAGTATAGCCGGGCGCGGCTGCAGTCGTGGGTGGAAGAGGGCCGGGTGCTCGTTGGCGGCACGGCGCGCAAGGCTTCATGGAAGCTGCGCGCCGGCGAGACCGTGGTGGTGGAACCGGCCGAGTTGAAGCCCCTGCGTGCGTTCGCGGAAGACATCCCGCTGGAAATCCTGTATGAAGACGAAAGCCTGCTGGCCATCAACAAGCCGGCCGGGCTGGTGGTGCATGCCGGGGCGGGGAACGAATCGGGCACGCTGGTGAACGCGCTGCTGCATCACTTCGAATCGCTGTCGACCGTGGGCGGGGATCTGCGGCCCGGCATCGTACACCGGTTGGACAAGGGCACCAGCGGCGTGATGCTGGTGGCCCGGACGGACGCCGCGCATCGCAATCTGGCGGCACAGTTCGCGGGGCGCAAGGTGAAAAAAGTTTACCTGGCGCTGGTGATGGGGCACGTCAAACGGGATGCGGGGCGAATCGACACGGCGATTACGCGCGACCCGGTGAACCGGACGAAGATGACGGCCCGGCTGGAAGAGGGGCGCGAGGCGCACACGGAGTATTACGTGCTGGAGCGGTTGCGGCACCATACGCTGTTGCGTGTGGTGATTGGTACAGGGCGGACGCACCAGATCCGGGTGCATCTGTCGCAGTTGGGGCATCCGGTGGCGGGGGATCCGCTGTACGGGGCTCCGGCGGCTCCCGAGGACCGGCCTTGGCTGCACGCGTGGCGGATCACTTTTACGTCTCCGGCGACTGGGGAGGAGCTGACCATTGAGGCTCCGATACCGGCGGAGCTTGAGGCGTGGAAACAACGGCTCCTATAA
- a CDS encoding VWA domain-containing protein: MTTRRSFLSLASCLPALGQQLPVDSNQTITYDVTRVNMLFTVADKRGRFVNNLTKDDFEVFEDKRRQKTLEFAAETNLPLRIGLLIDTSNSIRDRFRFEMEASGQFLKSVVRKNVDKAVIYSFDTETRVVQDFSDDTDLLDKKVKELRPGGGTAFYDSIFLCCRDRLDKEQPRQKFRRALILVGDGEDNNSHYTRDQALEQALKTEAVVFSISTNTTRSETDGDKVLRYFARETGGLPFFPFKAEDLAQDFENIANELRSQYSILFRPEPLKQDGLYHSVQVKVKSRKDLVVRARRGYYADKQ, translated from the coding sequence ATGACGACGAGACGCTCATTCCTGTCGTTGGCTTCCTGCCTGCCGGCCCTGGGCCAGCAGTTGCCGGTTGATTCCAACCAGACGATCACCTATGACGTCACGCGCGTCAACATGCTCTTCACGGTCGCCGACAAGCGGGGCCGGTTTGTGAACAACCTGACGAAGGACGACTTCGAGGTGTTCGAAGACAAACGCAGGCAGAAGACCCTGGAGTTCGCGGCCGAAACGAACCTGCCGCTCCGGATTGGTCTGCTCATCGACACGAGCAATTCCATTCGCGACCGGTTCCGGTTTGAGATGGAGGCGTCTGGGCAGTTTCTGAAGAGCGTGGTCCGCAAGAATGTCGACAAGGCCGTGATCTACAGTTTCGACACGGAAACGCGGGTTGTGCAGGACTTCTCCGACGATACGGATCTGCTGGACAAGAAAGTGAAAGAGTTGCGGCCGGGCGGCGGCACGGCGTTCTACGACTCCATTTTCCTGTGCTGCCGCGATCGTCTGGACAAAGAGCAGCCCCGGCAGAAGTTCCGGCGCGCGCTGATTCTGGTGGGCGACGGCGAGGACAACAATTCGCACTACACGCGCGACCAGGCGTTGGAACAGGCCCTGAAGACCGAAGCCGTGGTGTTTTCCATTTCCACCAACACGACGCGTAGCGAGACCGATGGTGATAAGGTTCTGAGGTACTTCGCGCGCGAGACCGGTGGTCTGCCGTTCTTTCCGTTCAAGGCGGAGGATCTGGCGCAGGACTTCGAGAACATCGCGAATGAGTTGCGCTCGCAGTACAGCATTCTGTTCCGGCCGGAGCCGCTGAAGCAGGACGGGCTGTATCACTCGGTGCAGGTGAAGGTGAAGTCGCGGAAGGACCTGGTGGTGCGGGCGAGACGCGGGTATTACGCGGATAAGCAGTAG